AAAGGAATTGTTGTACGTGAAATTGACGCACTTGGTGGTGCGATGGGTAAAGTTATCGACAAAACTCATATCCAAATGCGCCTGTTAAATACAAGAAAAGGACCGGCTGTGCGTGCGCTCCGTGCTCAAGCCGATAAACCTCTATATATTAAAGAAATGAAACGCGTGCTTGAAAACCAGGAAAACTTGACGCTTCGCCAGGGAATGGTAGAGAAACTTCTCGTGGAAGATGATCAAATAAAAGGTGTTGTAACGGAAACTAAAGCGGCTTACTATGCGCCGACGGTTATCGTAACAACAGGAACCTTTATGCGCGGGCGCGTTATTATTGGCGACTTGTCTTATGAAAGTGGTCCAAACAACCAAAGAACTTCAGTTTCTCTTTCTGAGCAGCTGGAAGAGCTTGGTATCGAAATGGTCCGCTTTAAAACAGGTACACCAATGCGTGTAAACAGCCGTACGATTGATTATTCCAAAACAGAAATTCAGCCCGGAGAAGAGGAGCCTCGTTTCTTTTCCTATGAAACGACTGAGTTTATTACCGACCAAATTCCTTGCTGGCTGACTTATACGAACGAAAAAACACACCAGATTATTAATGATAACCTGGGTCTGTCTGCGATGTACTCAGGAATGATAAAAGGGACAGGACCGCGTTACTGCCCATCTATTGAAGATAAAATTGTCCGCTTTAATGATAAGCCGCGCCACCAGATTTTCCTTGAGCCTGAAGGACGCGACACAGAAGAGGTATATGTACAAGGGATGTCAACATCTCTTCCAGAATATATCCAGAAACAAATGATGGAGACCGTGCCAGGACTTGAAAATGCGGAAATTATGCGTGCCGGCTACGCCATTGAATACGATTCTGTCGTTCCGACAACGCTGTGGCCGACACTTGAAACGAAGAAAATCAGCGGCTTGTTTACTGCTGGTCAGCTTAACGGAACTTCCGGGTATGAAGAAGCGGCAGGACAAGGGATCATGGCCGGAATCAATGCGGCAGCCAAAGCGCTGGACTTAGAGCCGCTGATTCTTGACCGTTCGCAAGGCTATATCGGTGTTATGATCGATGACCTTGTAACGAAAGGAACTGATGAGCCATACCGTCTGCTCACATCTCGAGCTGAGTTCCGCTTAATGCTTCGTCACGATAATGCTGATTTAAGATTGACTGAAATCGGCCACCGTATTGGAACGATCTCTGATGAGCGTTATGCGCGTTTCCAAGAGAAGAAACGTCTGATTGAAGAAGAGAAAGAGCGCTTGAGCAATCTTATTTTAAAACCGACCGAAGAGGTGCAGGCCGCGATTGAGGAAGCTGGAGGAAGCCCGCTGAAAGATGCCATTCGTGCCTCTGATCTTCTGCGCCGTCCGGAAATGAAATATGAAGCGATTGATAAAGTGGCACCAAGTGACAAAGCAGTTGCTGATGATGTAAAAGAACAAGTGGAAATCCAAATCAAATACGCAGGATATATTAAAAAAGCACTTGATCAAATCGACCGTATGCGCAAAATGGATTCCAAAACCATCCCAGAAGACATTGATTACGATCAAATTAATGGACTGGCAACGGAAGCACGCGAACGTTTGAAAAAAGTTCGTCCGCTGTCTGTTGGTCAGGCTTCCCGTGTATCTGGTGTAAACCCAGCGGATGTTTCTATTCTGCTCGTTTATATCGAACAAGGGAAAATTGCAAAAGTATCAGGCGAGTAAAGAAAGGACGGACTTATGGATAGAAATACCTTTCTCCAGGCGTTAAAAGAACAAGGAATCGAATTAGACGAAAAACAGCAGGGCCAATTCCACAAATACTTTGAGATTTTAGTAGAGTGGAATGAAAAAATGAATCTTACAGCCATCACTGATGAAGAGGGAGTGTATTTAAAGCACTTCTATGACTCCTTAACGGCTGCTTTCTATCACGACTTTTCAAAACCGCTTAGGATTTGCGATGTAGGAGCGGGCGCTGGTTTCCCCAGCCTTCCGCTCAAGATCGCATTTCCGGATTTGAAAGTTACGATTGTCGATTCATTAAAGAAGCGAATCACCTTTTTGAACCACTTAGCCCATGAATTAGGATTGAAAGATGTCGCTTTTTATCATGACCGCGCAGAGAATTTCGGTAAAAACCCTAAATTCCGCGAAGGCTACGACCTTGTCATGGCTCGCGCTGTGGCAAGAATGTCCGTACTAAGCGAGCTCTGTCTTCCGCTTACAGCCAAGGGCGGGATCTTCATGGCGATGAAAGGACCGAACCTTGCTGAGGAAATGGAAGATGCGCAAATCGCGATTCAGACAGTCGGCGGTGAAGTTCAAGAGGTGCATACGTTTGAACTGCCTGAGGAGGGCAGCGAGCGTAATATTGCTCTGATTGAAAAACGCCGTAAAACACCTAAAAAATACCCGCGTAAAGCGGGTACACCAAATAAAGAACCTATTCAATAAGCTGCCTAATTTTAGGCAGCTTTTTTATTGAAAGAACTCGTCGTTTACGTTTAACGTTAATAAAGAAACGGTCAGGGGAAACAACTCGCTTTACCAGAGTTAAAAAACAAGCAGGAGGAGATCAAAATGCAGCTAGTCATCCTAGCAGATACGCATATGCCGAAAAAAGCGAAACAGCTGCCCGAAAAGCTGGTTCAGGAATTACAAAAAGCCGATCTTATTATCCATGCCGGGGATTGGCAGACTCCGGAAGTGTATGAACAGTTCCAGGAGTACGGAGAAGTCGTGGGGGTTTACGGCAATATTGATGGACCGGACATTCAAGAGCTCCTCCCCCGTCGGCAAATTCTCGAGCTTAATGGATATCGAATTGGCTTAGTCCATGGTCATGGAGAAAAAAAGACGACCGAAAAACGTGTAGTGGAAGAATTTGAAGGAGAAGAGCTCGACATCATCATATTCGGCCACTCCCATTTGCCGCTGCTGAGATATGTGAAAAAAACGATGCTGTTCAACCCGGGATCTGCGACAGATAAACGCAGACTGCCGCGCTTCTCATTTGGAAAGATTACGCTGCAGGACGGTATACACGCAGAACATATTTTTTATGATTCCTTCGATTGACACGTCGGACAGTAATAACAGCGGCGGGATCCTGCTTTAAATTTAATGATTTCTGACCCGTCGATGCGGCAGGGTTTGCCTTCACGGTTAAACACCCAGTGTCGATATTCATAACGCTTTGCCCCTTTGGCTTTCAGGCGTTCAGCTAATTCAATATCAGTGGTAATACCTTTATGCTCATAAGAACGCCACATCAGCTCAATGCAGGCCACAGCCGCTTTTTTTAACTGCTGGTCTGTGCAATCCATTGGCCTTAAATCGGGATGAATGCCCGCGACAAATAAAATTTCGCTTCTTAAGTAGTTGCCAACTCCCGCAATAAAAGCCTGGTCTAACAGAAGTGCTGTCCACCTTCTGCGGCGGAAACGCGAGCTTTTAAATCGCTCAACAAGTTCATCGGCTGTCACATAGTCATTTAAAAGGTCGGGACCGACTTTAGCGATAAATGGGTGGATTTCTACTTCTTCATTCCTCAGTACCTCTATATCTGAAGCGCTGTAAAGGAGCGCAGATTTTTCCTCATTATGGATAGCAAAGCGAAGCTGGCGGTTCGTCTTCGGATAATTATGAGCATTGCGTATATACCATTTTCCATACAGCTGGTTATGCGAGTAAACAGTATAGCCGTTATCAAAGCAGATCAGCATCGCCTTTCCTTTTGTTTCTACTTTAAGGATGTTCGCGCTTTTCAATAATGACTCGTAGTCCTTTAAATGATCAAAAGCAAAAAAGATATCAAGTACAGGTTTTCCGGTGATGGCTTTTTCCACATCATCCGCAGCACGTCGTATTTCTGGTCCTTCCGGCATTTTTTTCACCTTTTCTTTCCTATATTGTATTTAAATAAAAGAGGGAAATGGCGAGACTCCTGCTTAAAAACGGGCGGCCGAGACCCCGCAGCGAGGAGGTTTCGTTAAGGGAAGCGAGCCAATCCTCATAAAGAATAGAATCTGTGTAAATGAATTATCGTATGTATTTAAAAGAAAAAGCAAATAAAAGGGATCTGAGAATGCTCAGATCCCTTTTTCTCATATTTATTTAGCTGGTCATCAGCATGCCGCCGTTAATATGAATGAACTGTCCGGTAATATAAGTGGAATCATCTGAAGCAAGCAATACATAGCTTCCGACATGTTCTACAGGCTGGCCTGGACGTCCCATTGGAGTTTCCGTGCCGAATTCTTCAACTTTTTCATCGTCAAAGGAAGCCGGAATGAGCGGTGTCCAGATAGGACCTGGCGCTACGCCGTTGACTCGGATGCCTTTTTCGACTAACTGTGCAGCCATCGATCTCGTAAAGGCAACGACAGCACCTTTTGTTGACGTATAATCGACAAGCTGTGGATTTCCTTTATAAGGGTTAACAGAAGCTGTATTAATGATGGCACTTCCACGCTCTAAGTGCGGGATAGCAGCTTTTGTCATGTAGAACACAGAATAAATATTGGTTTTAAATGTTCGTTCCAGCTGCTCAGCAGAGATCTCTGTAAGATCTCCTGTTGGATGCTGCTCGGCTGCGTTATTCACGAGAATATCCAATTTGCCAAGCTCATTTACCGTCTGCTCTACGGCGTCGCGGCACACAGATTCTTCGCCCACGTCGCCTGGAATTAAAATAGCGCGCCGGCCTTCCGCTTCTATTTTTTCCTTCGTATATTGTGCATCTTCATGTTCATCTAAATAGGAAATCGCGACGTCTGCCCCTTCTTTCGCATATCCAATCGCGACCGAACGTCCGATTCCGCTGTCGCCTCCTGTAATTAAAGCAACTTTTCCTTTTAATTTATTTCCACTTGTATAATCCTCATCCGCCTGAAGCGGCAGTGGATCCATTTCGCTTTCATAGCCAGGCTGTCTATTCTGTACCTGTCCCGGCTGTCCATCTGTTTGTCTATCCATGCGGCTCATATATAAATTCCTCCTTGTAATTTGTCCCTAGACGTTTCATTCCACCTGGGCAAATTTTCAAACTATGGAAGTTGTAATTATTATGTTGAAAAAGGGCTTTATGACAATTTAATCCATACGTCTTATACGGTTTAAGTCCCTAGTAAAAAAGGGTATGGATGAACTATGCCTTGAGATGTGAAATATCTACTAATTTAAACAAAACATTTCTAATATAGGTTTTAAGTTTCTGTACGTGGGAATTTTGATTAAAAGCCCAAAGCTTGAATGCTTGAAAAAAAGTAGGTGATGAACATGAGTCGTAAGGAAAATCAACACGACGATTCATCCGATAATATTTTTGAGAAAGTTGAAGGGGGTGTTAAAAAGTCAGCCAGAGCCGTCAAAAAACAATGGCCCCGAGTTAAACGAGTAGCAAAAAAAGCAGATGACCCGGCAGAAGCTAAAGAATATGCAGAAGATGAAGTAAAAGATGAAATGAGCGATCAAGTTAAGAAGCAGTTTAAAAAGCAGATTCAATCTGGGGCAGGCAAGCTAAGGGATAACCTTGAAGAGAAGAAAGAAGAAAATGCCGATAAAGTTCACAGTAAAGCACAGGATGCTAAAGAGAAAATGCAGGAAAACCTGCTTGAATTTAGAGAAGGCGTCAAATCTTTTAAGGAATCCGGCGAGGAAGTACAGGAGAAAATAAGCGGGAATGCGCCTTCTGATAATAAGAAAGACAAATCAAAAGTCAAAAACAGCACCGATATTAAGGGTGTAAGCAGCCTGAAGAGTTATGACCAAGTCAAAGGCTCTAATGATATTAAAGGAGCCTCTCATATTAAAGGTTATTTTGATTAATTATTGAAAGGAGCATGATGAAAGATGGCTATTCAAAAGTCAACAGATAGTTCAAGTTTAGCAGAGGTAATTGACCGTATTTTGGATAAAGGGATTGTAATTGATGCTTATGCTCGTATTTCAGTAGTAGGTATTGAATTAATCACCATTGAAGCAAGAGTGGTAATTGCCAGTGTGGATACTTGGTTACGCTACGCTGAAGCCGTTGGACTTCTTCGCGATGAAGTGGAAGAAGAAGGACTGGGCGGCCGCTTAAGCGACCAGGAGTATTCTAGACCTTCTCAGCAGTCTCAGCAAAATGAACGTGCCCAATTTAATATTTAAACAAAAAAGAGGGCTGGAGTTCAACCTCTAGTCCTCTCATTTAATGTTTAGGATAGTGAGGGATTAGCTTATGAAAATTATGGACAATGTGACGGATTTTTTTAGAGAGCATATTGCTCCGCCTCATAAAATCATTTCCGTAAAAAAGCGGGAAGAGGATGAAGGCTGGCGGGTACTTGTAGAAGTTATCGAAGAAAGAGAATATATGCGCAAGTACGCGCATGATGAAATGATTGGTTTATATGAAGTGATGATAGACAGTGATAAAGAAGTTGAAGAATTTAACCGAATCAGCTTAAGATTCCGCAGTGATTTGGAAGAGCAGGAACAATGATATAGGGAGGGGAGAGCATGACAACATTAAAACCCACCAGGCTGACGTCTAAAACGCAGCAAAACGTGTACGACCATCCCTATTTTAAAAGCCTGATTAAACGGTCTCAAAGGTATTTAGCTGCCGGATATCCGGTTCATTATACAGGACCATCAGGGATAGGGAAGACTACACTTGCCCTCCATCTTGCTAAAAAACGCAATCGTCCTGTCCTTTTGATTAATGGAAATAAGGACTTATCAAATGAGGACTTAATTGGAGCATATACCGGTTACCGGCGTAAGAAGCTTAACGATAATTTTGTCAGAACCGTTCATAAGATTGAGGAAAACGTTTCTGAAGAATGGGTGAACGGCCGTCTGTACGAAGCTGTAAAAGAAGGATACACGGTCGTCTATGACGAATTTACCCGATCTCAGCCGGAAACTAACAATTTATTTCTTTCGATATTAGAAGAAGGCATTCTTCCCCTTTACGGCACGAAGCGGACAGAATCCTATATTGATGTCCATCCGGATTTTTCGATTATTTTTACGAGTAATCCTGCCGAATATGCAGGGGTTTATCAATCACAGGATGCACTGCTTGACCGAATGATTACGCTGTCTCTTCATTCGATGGATGAAGAAGCGGAAATTGCGGTTGTCAGCAGCAGGACTGCCATCAGTCAGGAAAAAGCGGAAAAAATTGTAGGGTTCATAAACGGTGTACGGGGAATATGTGAAGGAGCCGATGGGGAAGACAATTTAAGCTTACGGGCTTCGCTGATGATAGCGGAAGTCGTTCAAAGATATAACATTAAAGTAAATGGAAGCAATGAGGAATTTCAGGATATTTGTCTTGATATTACACTTTATCCGCTGCAAGTCTGCACACAGTATTCAGAGTCATTTGATGAATTAAAAGAAAAGATTTTAGATGAATGCAGAAAGGTATAGGGGGATTTGCACATGGATCAGGAAACAGGAATTTATATTTTTTGCAGTATTCAGACCAATGAAAAACCAGAGTTTGAACCCATTGAATTTGAAGGTGAAACCCGCGAAATTTTCACGATTCATTATCAGGATGCGGCAATGATTGCGGCTGAAGTGCCGATGAAGATTTATCACCCGAATAAAGATAACCTAATGCTTCACCAGCAGGTTATCTCCAGCGTAATGGAAGTATCCGACACAGTAGTTCCGATTAGTTTTGGAAATGTTTTCAATTCCTCGGAAGATGTCGAAGTTCTGTTGGAAAATCTTTATCCGCAGCTGTCTAAGCTGTTCCCGGAAATTAAGAATAAAATCGAGGTTGGCCTAAAAGTAGTCGGTAAGAAAGAATGGCTCGAAGAACAGATTTCTCACAATGAAAAAGTGATGAAGCAGAAAAACCAGGTGTCCCAAAAATCGAAGGATGCCGGCTATTTCGACCGTATTCAGTTAGGGGAAATGGCTCGTAAATTCTTCACTTCCCTCCAGGAAGAAATCGAACGTGATATTCATGAGCCGCTGCTTAAGCTTTCAGCATCCGCTAAAGCTAATGATCCAATCGGTGAAAAAATGCTGTTGAACGGCTCGTATCTGATCGATCGTGAAAAAGAAGATCAATTTGATGCGAAAGTTAATGAACTTCACGATAAATGGCAGGAAAAAGTCGATTTCAAATATACCGGTCCATGGCCGGCGTATAACTTTATCAATATTAAGTTAAAGGTGGAGGAACCGACATGATTTTTAAATTATTCACTTCGCCCATCAGCCTGCTGAAGAAAGTCGGGGAACATGTCAAAGAAGAAGTGGATAAAGAGTATTATGATTTGGAGCATATTCAGCAAAAGCTCATACACCTGCAAATGATGTATGAGCTAGAGGAAGTCTCAGAGGAAGTCTATAAGGAACAGGAAGAAGAACTGCTGCAGCGATATGAAACTGCCAAGAGACTGGAGATGGAACAGTGGCAGGATTTAACGAAGAGATAAATTACAGGGGAGAATGGCGATTATGGGTAAATTCATTTATTTATACGGCATTATCAAGTCACCACTGGATGGGGCGGATCCTTTCTCTTCAATGAAAGGAATCGATGACGAACACGAGGTTCATTTAAAGGAATTTGGTGAGTTGTCAGCAGTCGTCTGTCATGTGGATGAGTCAGAATACGGGGAAGAAGTCTTAGAAGAGAAAACAAACCAGATGGAATGGGTTCAGAAAAAAGCCTTCCATCACCATGAAATGTTAATGAAGCTTAATGAAGAAAAAACCATTATACCGATGAAATTTTGTACGATTTACCAGAGCGAAAACAGCCTGGCAAAGATGATAGATGATTATAAATCACAAATGCTGACACTAATAGAGCAGCTTGATGGAAAAGAAGAATGGAACTTGAAAATATATTGTGATCGCGAAAAGTTAACGAAACTGGTCGCCGATCACAATTTGAATATAAAAGAAAAGAAAGAAGAAATCGCCCAGATGTCAAAAGGGCGCCAATATTTAGAAACAAGAAAACTTGATCAATATATAGAGCAGGAAGCCGAAAAAGAGGAAGCTCAGTTTGGTTCCGACCTTCACGGTCAATTAATTGAGTGGAGCATACAGGATACTGTAAAGAAGAATTGGAAGCGTGATGTCACAGGAAGAGAAGAAGATATGTGCTGGAACAGTGCTTATCTTGTTCCACTGAAGGATGTAGAGAATTTTCTAGGGTTAATTTCAGAAGCCAGTGAAAAGCATAAAGATTCCGGTTATATCCTTGAAGTCACTGGTCCGTGGCCGGCGTATCACTTCGTAAATCTATTGCAAAGCGAGGAGTAAGCAATGTCGTATAGAGAAGACTTTAAAAACAAAGAAGTTGGCCTAATCGATATTCTTGATACGGTCCTCGATAAAGGAGTAGCGATTAAGGGAGATCTTATTATTTCAATTGCTGGAATTGATCTAGTGTATCTCGACTTGCGTGTGCTCATCTCATCTGTCGAAACCCTCGTGCAGGCAAAAATGGACACGGACTCGATATCTTCGAAGCGATTTGATCAAGAGAAGGAGGATTTAACTTATGTCACAGAGCAGTCTTAAGCATCAGCCTCCCAAAAGCGGAAGAATTAATCTCGATCCTCAAGGTGCCGAACAAGGTCTAGCGCAGCTCGTTTTAACTGTCATCGAGCTGTTAAGGCAGCTTGTCGAACGGCATGCCATCCGCCGAGTAGATGGAGGCACATTAACAGAAGAAGAAATTGAAAACCTGGGCCTCGCCCTGATGAACTTAGAAGTGAAGATGGATGAGCTGAAAGAGATTTTTGACCTGGATGATGAGGATTTAAACATCGACCTTGGTCCTCTTGGAAACTTACTATAGAAAGGAAGGTCAATTATGGCAGTAGAACATCCAACACAGTCATCAAGCCTAGTGGACGTTTTAGAAACCGTCCTTGATAAAGGAGTAGTTATCGCAGGGGATATCCGAGTGGGAATTGCCGATGTCGAACTCCTCACAATTAAAATTCGGCTTATTGTAGCTTCAGTAGATAAAGCAAAAGAAATTGGCATGGACTGGTGGGAAACCGATCCATACCTGAATTCTAAAGCAGCTGAGCAAAATAACGAGCAGCTTGAGAAAGAGAATAAAGAACTGCAGAAGCGTATCGAACAATTGGAAAAAAACACAGGACGATCAAATAACCGATTCGTATAAAATTTTGGAGGAGTGAAGAGTAATGGGAGAGAAATCAAACAATAAAAGAGGAATGTTCGCTAGAGCAATCGTAGGAGGTCTTGTCGGAACAGCGGCTGGAATTTTTATGAAACCGCGCAAGTCAGACAGTTCCGATCAAGATCAAGAAGGCAAGGAGGAAGAATCAGGGACTTCCTTAAAGGATAAAGGGAAAGCAGCTGGCGTAAAAGCTAGTGAAAGCTTTAGAAAAGCTAAAATTAAAACGAAAGAAAAAACAAAAGATGCAGCCAGCAAGACAAAAAGTACGGCTGGCAAACTGAAGAAAAAGAACAGGCAGGAGGAAGAAGACTCCTCTGAAGACGTAAATGAAGAGTTAAACATGCAAGAGGAGGAAGAAGAAGAGTACTTTGATGGCCAGCCGCAAGGTGAGCAGGAGGAGAATGAAGAGACTGACGACCAGGCGGAGGACCAGGAAGAAGATGACGCTAGTGATGAGGCAGCGGCATCTATGGAAGAAGATTCTGACTCTGAAGATGATGAAAGTGAAGAGAAAGAGTCTGAATCTGATGAAGACGATGTAGATGAGGAAGAAGACCAGGAAGATGCAAGCGAAGAAGCAGCTGCATCGAAAGAGAAAGATTCTGGCAAAAAAGGCAAAAAATCTTCGAAGAAGCAGGAAAACAAACAGTCCGATGAAGAAGACGATGTAGATGAAGAAGACCAGGAAGATGCAAGTGAAGAAGCGGCTGCATCGAAAGAGAAAGACTCTGGCAAGAAGGACAAAAAATCTTCGAAGAAGCAGGAAAATAAGCTGTCTGATGAAGAAGAAGACGATGAAGATGAGGAAGACCAGGAAGACGCTAGTGAAGAGGTTGCTGCTACCGTAGAAGCAGAGCCTGAAACAGAGACCGAAACTAATGAGAAATCCTCTAAAGCTCAAAAAGACAAGAAATCCAGTGATGATAAAGATGAAGACGACGATGACGAAGACGACGAGGACAATGAAGAAGAGGAAACAGATCAGCAGCAGAATTCCAACAAGCAGAAAAAGTCCAATAAGTCCGACTCTAATTCCACAACTAAGAGTTCTTCCAACAAGTCTAAAAGCAATGGCAATTCAAAAGGAAATTCGCCAAAAATGAACACGAATAATAAGTCCAATAATAATTCGAAGTCAAACGGAAAGCAAAAGAAAAAAACCACTCTCTCTAATAATGATGACACAAAAAAATAGAGTTTAAAGGGCATAAAAGGAGGCTTTAAAATGGACGATGTTCTGCAGACGTTTGTGAAAGCAGCAAATAATTATGACTTTTCATTAGATATTACCCTTAATGTGAATGGAGCTTTAATTTCAGGTACTACGATGTCAGCAGAGGAATATTTAAATTCCATTTCCTCTGTTTTTGATGAAGGGAACGATGTTTCTCAAGC
This window of the Halobacillus sp. Marseille-Q1614 genome carries:
- the mnmG gene encoding tRNA uridine-5-carboxymethylaminomethyl(34) synthesis enzyme MnmG, producing the protein MTYDAGHYDVIVIGAGHAGVEAGLAAAKRGAKTLMLTLNLDLVAFMPCNPSIGGPAKGIVVREIDALGGAMGKVIDKTHIQMRLLNTRKGPAVRALRAQADKPLYIKEMKRVLENQENLTLRQGMVEKLLVEDDQIKGVVTETKAAYYAPTVIVTTGTFMRGRVIIGDLSYESGPNNQRTSVSLSEQLEELGIEMVRFKTGTPMRVNSRTIDYSKTEIQPGEEEPRFFSYETTEFITDQIPCWLTYTNEKTHQIINDNLGLSAMYSGMIKGTGPRYCPSIEDKIVRFNDKPRHQIFLEPEGRDTEEVYVQGMSTSLPEYIQKQMMETVPGLENAEIMRAGYAIEYDSVVPTTLWPTLETKKISGLFTAGQLNGTSGYEEAAGQGIMAGINAAAKALDLEPLILDRSQGYIGVMIDDLVTKGTDEPYRLLTSRAEFRLMLRHDNADLRLTEIGHRIGTISDERYARFQEKKRLIEEEKERLSNLILKPTEEVQAAIEEAGGSPLKDAIRASDLLRRPEMKYEAIDKVAPSDKAVADDVKEQVEIQIKYAGYIKKALDQIDRMRKMDSKTIPEDIDYDQINGLATEARERLKKVRPLSVGQASRVSGVNPADVSILLVYIEQGKIAKVSGE
- the rsmG gene encoding 16S rRNA (guanine(527)-N(7))-methyltransferase RsmG; the protein is MDRNTFLQALKEQGIELDEKQQGQFHKYFEILVEWNEKMNLTAITDEEGVYLKHFYDSLTAAFYHDFSKPLRICDVGAGAGFPSLPLKIAFPDLKVTIVDSLKKRITFLNHLAHELGLKDVAFYHDRAENFGKNPKFREGYDLVMARAVARMSVLSELCLPLTAKGGIFMAMKGPNLAEEMEDAQIAIQTVGGEVQEVHTFELPEEGSERNIALIEKRRKTPKKYPRKAGTPNKEPIQ
- a CDS encoding metallophosphoesterase, translated to MQLVILADTHMPKKAKQLPEKLVQELQKADLIIHAGDWQTPEVYEQFQEYGEVVGVYGNIDGPDIQELLPRRQILELNGYRIGLVHGHGEKKTTEKRVVEEFEGEELDIIIFGHSHLPLLRYVKKTMLFNPGSATDKRRLPRFSFGKITLQDGIHAEHIFYDSFD
- the nei gene encoding endonuclease VIII, which translates into the protein MPEGPEIRRAADDVEKAITGKPVLDIFFAFDHLKDYESLLKSANILKVETKGKAMLICFDNGYTVYSHNQLYGKWYIRNAHNYPKTNRQLRFAIHNEEKSALLYSASDIEVLRNEEVEIHPFIAKVGPDLLNDYVTADELVERFKSSRFRRRRWTALLLDQAFIAGVGNYLRSEILFVAGIHPDLRPMDCTDQQLKKAAVACIELMWRSYEHKGITTDIELAERLKAKGAKRYEYRHWVFNREGKPCRIDGSEIIKFKAGSRRCYYCPTCQSKES
- a CDS encoding SDR family oxidoreductase yields the protein MSRMDRQTDGQPGQVQNRQPGYESEMDPLPLQADEDYTSGNKLKGKVALITGGDSGIGRSVAIGYAKEGADVAISYLDEHEDAQYTKEKIEAEGRRAILIPGDVGEESVCRDAVEQTVNELGKLDILVNNAAEQHPTGDLTEISAEQLERTFKTNIYSVFYMTKAAIPHLERGSAIINTASVNPYKGNPQLVDYTSTKGAVVAFTRSMAAQLVEKGIRVNGVAPGPIWTPLIPASFDDEKVEEFGTETPMGRPGQPVEHVGSYVLLASDDSTYITGQFIHINGGMLMTS
- the gvpQ gene encoding gas vesicle protein GvpQ is translated as MSRKENQHDDSSDNIFEKVEGGVKKSARAVKKQWPRVKRVAKKADDPAEAKEYAEDEVKDEMSDQVKKQFKKQIQSGAGKLRDNLEEKKEENADKVHSKAQDAKEKMQENLLEFREGVKSFKESGEEVQEKISGNAPSDNKKDKSKVKNSTDIKGVSSLKSYDQVKGSNDIKGASHIKGYFD
- the gvpA gene encoding gas vesicle structural protein GvpA, encoding MAIQKSTDSSSLAEVIDRILDKGIVIDAYARISVVGIELITIEARVVIASVDTWLRYAEAVGLLRDEVEEEGLGGRLSDQEYSRPSQQSQQNERAQFNI
- the gvpO gene encoding gas vesicle protein GvpO — encoded protein: MKIMDNVTDFFREHIAPPHKIISVKKREEDEGWRVLVEVIEEREYMRKYAHDEMIGLYEVMIDSDKEVEEFNRISLRFRSDLEEQEQ
- the gvpN gene encoding gas vesicle protein GvpN, translating into MTTLKPTRLTSKTQQNVYDHPYFKSLIKRSQRYLAAGYPVHYTGPSGIGKTTLALHLAKKRNRPVLLINGNKDLSNEDLIGAYTGYRRKKLNDNFVRTVHKIEENVSEEWVNGRLYEAVKEGYTVVYDEFTRSQPETNNLFLSILEEGILPLYGTKRTESYIDVHPDFSIIFTSNPAEYAGVYQSQDALLDRMITLSLHSMDEEAEIAVVSSRTAISQEKAEKIVGFINGVRGICEGADGEDNLSLRASLMIAEVVQRYNIKVNGSNEEFQDICLDITLYPLQVCTQYSESFDELKEKILDECRKV
- a CDS encoding GvpL/GvpF family gas vesicle protein codes for the protein MDQETGIYIFCSIQTNEKPEFEPIEFEGETREIFTIHYQDAAMIAAEVPMKIYHPNKDNLMLHQQVISSVMEVSDTVVPISFGNVFNSSEDVEVLLENLYPQLSKLFPEIKNKIEVGLKVVGKKEWLEEQISHNEKVMKQKNQVSQKSKDAGYFDRIQLGEMARKFFTSLQEEIERDIHEPLLKLSASAKANDPIGEKMLLNGSYLIDREKEDQFDAKVNELHDKWQEKVDFKYTGPWPAYNFINIKLKVEEPT
- a CDS encoding gas vesicle protein GvpG, with product MIFKLFTSPISLLKKVGEHVKEEVDKEYYDLEHIQQKLIHLQMMYELEEVSEEVYKEQEEELLQRYETAKRLEMEQWQDLTKR
- a CDS encoding GvpL/GvpF family gas vesicle protein produces the protein MGKFIYLYGIIKSPLDGADPFSSMKGIDDEHEVHLKEFGELSAVVCHVDESEYGEEVLEEKTNQMEWVQKKAFHHHEMLMKLNEEKTIIPMKFCTIYQSENSLAKMIDDYKSQMLTLIEQLDGKEEWNLKIYCDREKLTKLVADHNLNIKEKKEEIAQMSKGRQYLETRKLDQYIEQEAEKEEAQFGSDLHGQLIEWSIQDTVKKNWKRDVTGREEDMCWNSAYLVPLKDVENFLGLISEASEKHKDSGYILEVTGPWPAYHFVNLLQSEE
- a CDS encoding gas vesicle protein yields the protein MSYREDFKNKEVGLIDILDTVLDKGVAIKGDLIISIAGIDLVYLDLRVLISSVETLVQAKMDTDSISSKRFDQEKEDLTYVTEQS
- a CDS encoding gas vesicle protein K, giving the protein MSQSSLKHQPPKSGRINLDPQGAEQGLAQLVLTVIELLRQLVERHAIRRVDGGTLTEEEIENLGLALMNLEVKMDELKEIFDLDDEDLNIDLGPLGNLL
- a CDS encoding gas vesicle protein — its product is MAVEHPTQSSSLVDVLETVLDKGVVIAGDIRVGIADVELLTIKIRLIVASVDKAKEIGMDWWETDPYLNSKAAEQNNEQLEKENKELQKRIEQLEKNTGRSNNRFV